The segment TTTTGCCGCTTCAGACGCAGCTCGAATACCTCGCTGATGGCGTCGCGAAAGCAGATGAAGTTGTAATCAATGACGCCCTGCCGATTAAAGTTCTCCTCGCGCAGTATGCAGACCTCGCAGACCTCGCGCAGGAACTTGTTCACCTCTCGCAGATAGAGTATCGTATTGTTATTCAGCTTTATGAGACTAGAGCTGCCGCTGTCAAAGGCGGTTTCCTCCGAGCTGTAATGGTCATAGGCATATATCATCgacaaatggaaatttatcgAGGGCTTACCTGTATATACTGGACAGATCAATCACCACATCGATCATGTCGCAGCACAGCTCATAGGCTTGCATATCCACAGGTGAAGAGTCCGTTGCAATATAGATTTTAGAAACGACATCAAAGAGAAAGGCTTTCTCAATTCCAGAGTTCTGCAAATTGTTGTTGGATAAATAGTAGGAAAGTGGCTCGACAAAGTACAGAAATGACAAACCGGTATGAAGATATTGAGAAGGTTCTCTAGCGTTGGCAGCTGGGGAATTAGTTTCTGCACCACCTTGGAAAAGGCCTCGAAGATCGAGTGATCGTATATGGAGGTAAGATGGAAGCTCATACTTATTAGTAATATTATCAATTTCAATTGCTGGGCTTACGCAGATTTTAAGTTTTATAAAAGACTAAATATATGTATCAATAAACAAGGTAAGCACTAGATATAACGGTAAAGAAACATAAAAAATTGGAATCAACGTGTCCACTGAATATTAATGTTAAGAAATTGGTTCTGGGTTCATCGTGGGAGCAAGCGTAAATGAAGGGATCTCATCCAATCAGCCAATTGACTTCCTTCAGGTCACCACAGCTCCATCGTTGCCATGGCGAATTAGTGTGTGATCGTCGGCGATATCCTCGTCCTCATTGTTCTCCAGTTGCTTTTGCCGCTTCAGACGCAGCTCGAATACCTCGCTGATGGCGTCGCGAAAGCAGATGAAGTTGTAATCAATGACGCCCTGCCGATTAAAGTTCTCCTCGCGCAGTATGCAGACCAAGGCCAGGAACTTGTTCACCTCTCGCAGATAGAGTATCGTATTGTTATTCAGCTTTATGAGACTAGAGCTGCCGCTGTCAAAGGCGGTTTCCTCCGAGCTGTAATGGTCATAGGCATATATCATCgacaaatggaaatttatcgAGGGCTTACCTGTATATACTGGACAGATCAATCACCACATCGATCATGTCGCAGCACAGCTCATAGGCTTGCATATCCACAGGTGAAGAGTCCGTTGCAATATAGATTTTAGAAACCACATCAAAGAGAAAGGCTTTCTCAATTCCAGAGTTCTGCAAATTGTTGTTGGATAAATAGTAGGAAAGTGGCTCGACAAAGTACAGAAATGACAAACCGGTATGAAGATGTTGAGAAGGTTCTCTAGCGTTGGCAGCTGGGGAATTAGTTTCTGCACCACCTTGGAAAAGGCCTCGAAGATCGAGTGATCGTATATGGAGGTAAGATGGAAGCTCAGATGGATCTGGTTGAGACCCGCCTCGCTTAGATCGTCTGATGACCGCTGATGTATATCACGTTGCGATTCCATTTTTGAATCATCGCTTATTCCGTCAACCTGCGGGTGG is part of the Drosophila miranda strain MSH22 chromosome Y unlocalized genomic scaffold, D.miranda_PacBio2.1 Contig_Y1_pilon, whole genome shotgun sequence genome and harbors:
- the LOC117190458 gene encoding ras-related GTP-binding protein D-like yields the protein MSFHLTSIYDHSIFEAFSKVVQKLIPQLPTLENLLNIFIPNSGIEKAFLFDVVSKIYIATDSSPVDMQAYELCCDMIDVVIDLSSIYSSEETAFDSGSSSLIKLNNNTILYLREVNKFLREVCEVCILREENFNRQGVIDYNFICFRDAISEVFELRLKRQKQLENNEDEDLADDHTLIRHGNDGAVVT
- the LOC117190457 gene encoding ras-related GTP-binding protein C-like, with translation MSYDDGHYPADTFPKDFGYGTYNQDGLEMEPNSTGSSETKPRILLMGLRRSGKSSIQKVVFHKMSPNETLFLESTSKIVKDDINNSSFVQFQIWDFPGQIDFIEPTFDSDMIFGGCGALVFVIDAKDDYNEALTKFKNTVIKAYKVNQRIKFEVFIHKVDGISDDSKMESQRDIHQRSSDDLSEAGLNQIHLSFHLTSIYDHSIFEAFSKVVQKLIPQLPTLENLLNIFIPNSGIEKAFLFDVVSKIYIATDSSPVDMQAYELCCDMIDVVIDLSSIYSSEETAFDSGSSSLIKLNNNTILYLREVNKFLALVCILREENFNRQGVIDYNFICFRDAISEVFELRLKRQKQLENNEDEDIADDHTLIRHGNDGAVVT